GGAAAGTTTGACGCCGGCATTTTCGCCAATGTGGTCAGGTTGGTCGCCACGGACTGAGATGACAAGTAATCACTGAGTACGTCCGCAAGCTATGCACATTCATTCGATTTGCCAAGGCGGGTTGGATTGGCGATCGAAGCGAGCACAACCCAATGCATAGGATTTGCCGGGATGCACACTCCAACCCAACCCACCCTCTATTTCCAGCAGAAGAGGAGACAGACCGATCGTAACGGACGGGGCGCATGGACCCTCGGATCTGTTAAAGACTCCGCGCTAGGCCCTCTCACATAACTCCACTAACACTCCCCTGGTTTCCTTCGGATGGATGAAAGCAATGCGCGCCCCGCCTGCGCCTTTGCGTGGTTCCTGATCAATCAGGCGGACTCCTTTTTCTTTCAACTCGGCGAGAGCTTCTTCGAGGTTTTCAACGCGGAACGCAATGTGTTGGATCCCTTCACCGCTTCGCTCGATGAATTTGGCGACCGGTCCGTCAGGGGTGGTGGATTCAAGCAATTCGATTTCGCTGTCCGTTATGGGCAGAAAGCCCACATTCACCTTCTGTTCTTCCACGGTTTCGATTTGCGTCAAATTCAGACCCAGGATGTCCGAATAAAATCTCTTGCCGTCTTCCATGTTCTTGATCGCTATTCCAATGTGATCGATGTGTTTGATCTTCATGTTTCCCTCCATGAGTGATCGGGTTACATTATTTCTATTCCATTTCATCGAGTCGTGGAGACAATTGTCTGAGGCAGCGGATGCGAAGTTGGTAACTCGGCGTAGTGCTCGACAAAGTGACATTGTTGATTTGACCGTTGTCGAGCGCCAACTCGATCCGCATGCGGTTCCCGCCGCTGAAGTCGATGGACTTCTCAATCAATCGAGGATTCGCGTTCAACTGAATCCGTATATTACGCAAGTCACGAGAAGCGAACGCAGCCTTTAGTGGAACACCTCCTGCATAATACGTCAAAAAAATATCCCGAGCGATCAATGCGGCCAGGGGCCTTGGAAACGCGCCCGCGCGATCCCGAATTTGAAGGCCTTTAGCATCAAAACTCAGCAGCGTCAACGGCATCTCGAAATCTCCCAAAATTTCGAGACCGAAACCGGACGGGCTCAGCAGGAGAAGCGCGCGCATGACCCGCGTCTCCCGGTCTCGGGAAAAGGAAATAATCTGGTATACTCCCAGCTGGAAGCGCTCGGGCATCTGTAACCGGGGCTGAGAGCCCACACAACCCAACTGGACGGTCAAATACAACAGACAGGTGACGCGGAGGAGAGCACGAGACGGTCTCATGGCGTATCTCGATCCTGCTTTCTTATGCAACCCAGAAAGAAGAGAGAAATCGCCATGGAAACTCCAATGCCCAAAATGACGGTTAAGCCGATGGACTGAAGAGCAGGATTCGAAAGGAATGCGAACAAACCGAAACTGAAAAGTGTCGTCGCCCCCGCCGCGAGTATGCCTTTGGCCGTGGTTCGGGCCGTCCGTGCGGACATCATCGAAAAAATGCCATAATCAACGCCTGCTGAAACCACAATCACCATACTCATCACGTGCAGCAGATTCAACGGCTTGTCCAATAAGACAAATACGCACAATACGGCGGTGAGCCCGGCGAGAGAGGGCAGCATGGCCAGGGCCGAACGAACCGGAGAACGCAGCGCCCAGGCCAAATAGAGGAACACGAGCAGCACATCCAGACCCAGCAGTAAGCTAAA
The sequence above is drawn from the Deltaproteobacteria bacterium genome and encodes:
- the mce gene encoding methylmalonyl-CoA epimerase, producing MKIKHIDHIGIAIKNMEDGKRFYSDILGLNLTQIETVEEQKVNVGFLPITDSEIELLESTTPDGPVAKFIERSGEGIQHIAFRVENLEEALAELKEKGVRLIDQEPRKGAGGARIAFIHPKETRGVLVELCERA
- a CDS encoding DUF3261 domain-containing protein, with the protein product MRPSRALLRVTCLLYLTVQLGCVGSQPRLQMPERFQLGVYQIISFSRDRETRVMRALLLLSPSGFGLEILGDFEMPLTLLSFDAKGLQIRDRAGAFPRPLAALIARDIFLTYYAGGVPLKAAFASRDLRNIRIQLNANPRLIEKSIDFSGGNRMRIELALDNGQINNVTLSSTTPSYQLRIRCLRQLSPRLDEME